A single Acidobacteriota bacterium DNA region contains:
- a CDS encoding histidine kinase, which produces MRNRVAFTILLTALGAWLVLSFVIAIQIDVGGLYAEAEVVTLRAILWQLLSNCFWLLALPALVALARWAPIRAGTWPWAVPFHLVSAVVFAALHGLLAFALARLIEPFPEVAEMTVGQGVTTFLAITLHLEMVLYWGILGAISAYRAHRKARRREREAAALQIQLSEVRLQALEAQIQPHFFFNSLNTIAMMIRSSSYDQAIRLVADVGDLLRYALQAGEDHQTTLARELAFVERYLEVEKARFADRLTCHIEVADGLRRYSFPTLALQPLVENAVRHGIARDPRAGEIAISAWLDQDMLEVRVEDDGPGPPSSEVPHPGVGIGNTAARIRALYGPRGTLSLERIGDRTRATIRLPAQVLSAEAEP; this is translated from the coding sequence ATGCGCAATCGGGTCGCTTTCACCATCCTGCTGACGGCGCTGGGAGCGTGGCTCGTTCTCAGCTTCGTCATCGCCATCCAGATCGATGTCGGCGGCCTCTACGCCGAGGCCGAGGTCGTCACCCTGCGGGCGATTCTCTGGCAGCTCCTCTCCAACTGCTTTTGGTTGCTGGCCCTTCCAGCGCTGGTCGCCCTTGCCCGGTGGGCTCCGATCCGGGCCGGAACCTGGCCATGGGCGGTGCCCTTTCACCTCGTCTCGGCCGTCGTGTTCGCCGCCCTCCACGGCCTCCTCGCCTTCGCCCTGGCACGGCTGATCGAGCCCTTTCCGGAAGTCGCCGAAATGACCGTTGGCCAGGGTGTGACGACCTTCTTGGCGATCACGCTGCATCTCGAGATGGTCCTCTACTGGGGCATCCTGGGAGCCATCTCGGCCTATCGCGCCCATCGCAAGGCCCGTCGCCGGGAGCGCGAAGCGGCAGCGCTACAGATTCAGCTCAGCGAGGTTCGACTGCAAGCCCTCGAGGCTCAGATCCAGCCCCATTTCTTCTTCAATTCGCTCAACACCATCGCCATGATGATCCGCTCGTCCTCCTACGATCAGGCGATTCGACTGGTCGCGGATGTCGGGGACCTGCTGCGCTACGCCCTCCAGGCCGGCGAAGATCATCAGACGACCCTGGCCCGTGAGCTCGCCTTCGTCGAGCGCTACCTCGAGGTCGAGAAGGCCCGCTTCGCCGATCGCTTGACCTGTCACATCGAGGTCGCCGATGGCTTGCGGCGCTACTCCTTTCCGACCCTGGCTCTGCAACCGCTGGTGGAGAACGCGGTGCGCCATGGCATCGCCCGCGATCCCCGCGCCGGCGAGATTGCGATCAGCGCCTGGCTCGACCAAGACATGCTCGAAGTGCGCGTCGAAGACGATGGCCCCGGGCCACCCTCGTCGGAGGTGCCTCACCCGGGGGTCGGAATCGGCAACACCGCAGCCCGGATTCGTGCCCTGTACGGCCCGCGGGGCACCTTGAGCCTGGAGCGCATCGGCGACCGCACGCGGGCGACCATTCGCCTCCCGGCGCAGGTCCTTTCCGCAGAGGCCGAGCCGTGA
- a CDS encoding nuclear transport factor 2 family protein, producing MRCAFLLTIFLALTCTSTALAQAPDAAALAKQAKEDLALAEEYIDHYRHARGAELQRFYTAATVWEDPAYKVELRGGEAILKELLPQLEDLTVDHFEVKERFASPRGVVILLFDVQGSLPGPQGRRRFDAPVLVRLKVADGKVLLHQDYPDYTCFAMQSEAQASGELTYDDLPACPD from the coding sequence ATGAGATGCGCCTTCCTGCTGACGATCTTCCTGGCCCTGACTTGCACTTCGACGGCCCTAGCCCAAGCGCCAGACGCCGCCGCCCTCGCCAAGCAGGCGAAGGAAGACCTCGCCTTGGCCGAGGAATACATCGACCACTACCGCCATGCTCGGGGCGCCGAGCTCCAGCGCTTCTACACCGCCGCCACGGTGTGGGAGGATCCCGCCTACAAGGTCGAGCTTCGAGGTGGCGAAGCCATCTTGAAGGAGCTTCTGCCGCAGCTCGAAGACCTCACCGTCGACCACTTCGAGGTCAAGGAACGCTTCGCTTCACCCCGGGGCGTCGTGATTTTGCTCTTCGACGTTCAGGGCAGCCTGCCGGGACCACAGGGCCGGCGGCGGTTCGATGCGCCGGTCCTGGTGCGCCTGAAGGTGGCCGATGGCAAGGTCCTGCTCCACCAGGACTACCCGGACTACACCTGCTTCGCGATGCAGAGCGAGGCCCAAGCCAGCGGAGAGCTGACCTACGACGACCTTCCCGCATGCCCCGACTGA